A stretch of the Agromyces larvae genome encodes the following:
- a CDS encoding ABC transporter permease produces MTNIQTDAAAAVGAAPDLDELAADSPQRSRSAWRLMLPTPTPALITGLSLIGAIVLFGLLGPFFVGDPSAIRDIGMTPPSAEFWLGTTQTGQDVFAQLAYATRGSLTIGFIVGILATLISAVVGILGAYWGGVADEAFSLLSNVFLVIPGLPLVIVLAGFVPREARGLWTIAVVLAITGWAGAARVLRAQTLSVRARDYVAAAKVAGEPAWRVVAIEILPNLLPVLASQFVFAVIAAILGEAGLSFLGLGASNASTLGTMLFFAQNGFALPLGAWWWFVPPGLVIALFGTGLSLVNFSIDEIINPKLRNVRLHRRRARAARRAARRGASARGASEQAKEPA; encoded by the coding sequence ATGACCAACATCCAGACGGATGCCGCGGCCGCCGTCGGCGCGGCCCCCGACCTCGACGAACTCGCGGCCGACTCGCCCCAGCGCTCCCGCTCGGCGTGGCGGTTGATGCTTCCGACGCCGACTCCGGCGCTCATCACCGGGCTCTCGCTCATCGGCGCGATCGTGCTGTTCGGGTTGCTCGGTCCGTTCTTCGTCGGCGACCCGTCGGCGATCCGCGACATCGGGATGACTCCGCCGAGCGCCGAGTTCTGGCTTGGCACCACCCAGACCGGGCAGGACGTGTTCGCCCAGCTCGCCTACGCCACCCGCGGGTCGCTCACGATCGGCTTCATCGTCGGCATCCTGGCGACGCTCATCTCCGCGGTGGTCGGCATCCTCGGCGCCTACTGGGGCGGCGTGGCCGACGAGGCGTTCTCGCTGCTGTCGAACGTGTTCCTGGTCATCCCCGGTCTGCCGCTGGTGATCGTGCTCGCCGGCTTCGTGCCGCGCGAGGCGCGGGGCCTGTGGACCATCGCCGTGGTGCTCGCGATCACCGGTTGGGCCGGTGCGGCGCGGGTCCTCCGTGCGCAGACGCTGTCGGTGCGCGCCCGCGACTACGTCGCCGCGGCCAAGGTCGCCGGGGAGCCCGCCTGGCGGGTCGTCGCGATCGAGATTCTGCCGAACCTGCTGCCGGTGCTCGCGTCGCAGTTCGTGTTCGCGGTGATCGCCGCGATCCTCGGCGAGGCGGGGCTGTCGTTCCTCGGGCTCGGCGCCTCGAACGCGTCGACCCTGGGCACGATGCTCTTCTTCGCGCAGAACGGCTTCGCACTGCCGCTCGGCGCCTGGTGGTGGTTCGTGCCGCCGGGGCTCGTGATCGCCCTGTTCGGCACCGGACTGTCGCTCGTGAACTTCTCGATCGACGAGATCATCAACCCCAAGCTCCGCAACGTCCGGCTCCACCGTCGGCGTGCGCGGGCGGCACGTCGTGCGGCTCGTCGCGGGGCATCCGCCCGCGGGGCATCCGAGCAGGCGAAGGAGCCGGCATGA
- a CDS encoding ABC transporter permease, with protein sequence MNYVLRKLGFYLVALWAALTLNFIIPRLMPGNPVDILLAKLQQRGGTVTESTRHAYSLLLGGDTSEPLPVQYVQYLGNVFRGELGVSVAYFPTPVTTVIGDSLPWTVALVGIATIIATVIGVGLGAFVGWRPGTWLDSLVPATTLLAAVPYFWLALILVYVFATTLHWFPSQGGYDVVLDPGWSWDFIASAVQYGVLPAATIVIASLGGWLLGMRNMMVSTLSEDYIVTAEAKGLSRGRILRTYAARNAVLPSIAGFAISLGFVVSGSIVTEQVFSYPGIGSKLLSAVTSNDYALMQGIFLYITLAVLGANLIVDLLYGVIDPRTRARS encoded by the coding sequence ATGAACTACGTCCTGCGCAAGCTGGGGTTCTACCTCGTCGCACTCTGGGCGGCGCTGACCCTGAACTTCATCATCCCCAGGCTGATGCCCGGCAACCCGGTCGACATCCTGCTCGCCAAGCTCCAGCAGCGCGGCGGCACGGTGACCGAGTCGACCCGGCACGCCTACTCGCTCCTCCTCGGGGGCGATACCTCGGAGCCGTTGCCGGTGCAGTACGTGCAGTACCTCGGCAACGTGTTCCGCGGCGAGCTCGGTGTCTCGGTCGCGTACTTCCCGACGCCGGTGACGACCGTGATCGGCGATTCGCTGCCGTGGACGGTCGCCCTCGTCGGCATCGCGACGATCATCGCGACGGTGATCGGCGTCGGTCTCGGCGCGTTCGTGGGCTGGCGGCCCGGCACCTGGCTCGACTCGCTCGTGCCGGCCACGACGCTGCTGGCCGCGGTGCCGTACTTCTGGCTCGCGCTCATCCTCGTGTACGTGTTCGCGACGACCCTGCACTGGTTCCCGAGCCAGGGCGGCTACGACGTGGTGCTCGACCCGGGCTGGAGCTGGGACTTCATCGCGTCCGCCGTCCAGTACGGCGTGCTGCCGGCCGCGACGATCGTGATCGCGTCGCTCGGCGGCTGGCTGCTCGGCATGCGCAACATGATGGTGTCGACCCTCTCGGAGGACTACATCGTCACCGCGGAGGCGAAGGGGCTCTCACGCGGCCGCATCCTGCGCACGTACGCGGCCCGTAACGCGGTGCTGCCGTCGATCGCCGGGTTCGCGATCTCGCTCGGCTTCGTGGTGTCGGGTTCGATCGTGACCGAGCAGGTGTTCTCATACCCCGGCATCGGATCGAAGCTGCTGTCGGCCGTGACGAGCAACGACTACGCGCTCATGCAGGGCATCTTCCTGTACATCACCCTCGCGGTGCTCGGCGCGAACCTCATCGTCGACCTGCTGTACGGCGTCATCGACCCGCGCACGCGCGCTCGGTCCTGA